A DNA window from Hoplias malabaricus isolate fHopMal1 chromosome 5, fHopMal1.hap1, whole genome shotgun sequence contains the following coding sequences:
- the fbxo30b gene encoding F-box only protein 30b, with protein MEEPHVHCVSCVSRRCMVKPEPGISCDLLTCPLVCGAVFHGCKAVEHRLLCPLERVPCLNQSIGCPFMLTRSKMTEHLEVCPAGVVCCTMEWNRWPVNFEDYRSYERLSRDADEEEQLDMALALQDQRTMLASLKLVSLAPTNGPGRKAQPIDSNEKPALQTVASVPTATAQELVHEASTPCCSKDKIGNGINGLNEKHYDELYQTTVETTRSLAAALNVLIQINATDTQCSTTSVAAAQSELNGELHKAFIMKEDPGTNCDKIANGVSGLNEELQPQRHQTLMELGRSLASALGALGDAVKGTEQISSSNVSKTNGDINQSGRVESAEIVMKDTTSEAEVDFGAVGGFDDEGANAFLDSVSEEHSQESSGYMLRLVDTDEQSLCKDCHNAVAFTVESQEPNVVLAEVDGECLGASAPLEFVGPLIPHRAQVQYDIAPVAMQEASGSMAPLLQPAVHAQALVIPRDFTLPSVTLDFEDRAFERKLQNLQLLRNFMPLALNGRRSGSIDNYPQRQSRGKMEDKAVDTSDLEQEPRDDPMGLGEIDFTAAALLFCLEESPRARRISDTVYAFGGSRVDFGTQTFSFPAAILATSTMVGEVASASACDRAAPRLSQPSPFCTLRLDLTLEQLVPRPSWAPREGSMFTFECGQLFRREEFLSHFRNVHGDIHSGLNGWMEHRCPLAYYGCTYSQRRFCPTVQGSKIVHDRHLRSFGVQPVTHMVVEPGCDRLSGLPFEILQHVARFLDGFSLCQLSMVSRTMRDVCASLLQTRGMVVVQWEKKQYPDGRRTWQIKDKVWRFSTAFSPVTRWEFADISSMADHLKHCQYNEKHRQVEAVPLPCMCTTRELTREGRSLRSVLKPVL; from the exons ATGGAGGAGCCCCATGTCCACTGTGTTTCATGTGTGAGCCGTAGATGCATGGTAAAACCTGAACCTGGGATTTCCTGTGACCTCCTCACCTGCCCGCTCGTTTGTGGTGCTGTATTCCATGGCTGTAAAGCAGTTGAGCATCGGCTGCTGTGCCCGTTGGAGAGGGTCCCATGCCTCAACCAGAGCATTGGCTGCCCTTTCATGTTGACCCGGAGTAAAATGACAGAGCACCTTGAGGTATGTCCTGCTGGTGTTGTTTGCTGCACCATGGAGTGGAATAGATGGCCGGTGAATTTTGAGGATTACCGCTCCTATGAAAGGTTGAGTCGAGATGCCGATGAGGAAGAGCAGCTAGACATGGCTCTAGCCTTACAGGACCAGCGCACCATGCTGGCCTCCCTGAAACTCGTCTCTCTAGCACCCACCAATGGCCCTGGGAGAAAAGCACAGCCTATTGACAGCAATGAAAAGCCTGCTTTACAGACAGTTGCTTCTGTTCCTACTGCAACTGCTCAAGAGCTTGTGCACGAGGCCTCCACACCATGCTGTTCAAAAGACAAAATAGGCAATGGAATTAATGGACTGAATGAGAAACATTATGATGAACTTTACCAAACTACAGTAGAGACAACCAGAAGCCTAGCTGCAGCCCTCAATGTCTTGATCCAGATCAATGCCACAGACACGCAATGTTCCACCACAAGTGTGGCAGCTGCACAGTCTGAATTAAATGGAGAATTACATAAAGCTTTTATTATGAAAGAAGATCCTGGGACCAACTGTGATAAAATAGCAAATGGGGTCAGCGGTTTAAATGAAGAGTTGCAGCCTCAGCGACATCAAACCTTGATGGAACTGGGCAGAAGCTTGGCCTCTGCTCTCGGCGCTCTAGGAGATGCTGTTAAAGGCACAGAACAGATTAGCAGCTCAAACGTAAGCAAGACGAATGGTGATATTAACCAGTCAGGAAGAGTAGAGTCAGCAGAAATTGTAATGAAAGACACTACATCTGAAGCAGAGGTTGACTTTGGGGCAGTTGGTGGATTTGATGATGAAGGTGCAAATGCATTTCTTGACAGTGTTAGTGAAGAGCATTCTCAAGAGTCTTCAGGGTATATGCTCAGGTTGGTTGACACAGATGAGCAGAGTTTGTGCAAAGACTGTCATAATGCTGTAGCATTTACAGTGGAATCACAAGAACCTAATGTGGTACTGGCTGAAGTAGACGGTGAGTGCCTAGGGGCCAGTGCTCCTTTGGAGTTTGTTGGTCCATTAATTCCTCACAGAGCACAGGTGCAGTATGATATTGCCCCTGTTGCTATGCAAGAAGCATCAGGATCCATGGCTCCTTTGCTGCAGCCAGCTGTCCATGCCCAGGCTCTAGTTATTCCCAGGGACTTTACACTGCCTTCCGTGACATTAGACTTTGAAGACAGGGCTTTTGAGAGAAAACTCCAAAACCTTCAGTTGCTACGTAATTTTATGCCACTCGCACTTAACGGACGGCGGAGTGGTTCCATTGATAACTACCCACAAAGGCAGTCtcgtggcaaaatggaagacaaaGCTGTGGACACATCTGACCTGGAGCAAGAGCCTAGGGATGATCCCATGGGCCTTGGTGAGATCGACTTCACGGCTGCTGCCCTTCTTTTCTGTCTGGAGGAGTCGCCTCGGGCACGGAGGATATCGGACACGGTCTATGCTTTCGGGGGTTCAAGGGTTGATTTCGGCACCCAGACATTCAGCTTCCCTGCAGCTATTCTGGCCACTAGCACGATGGTTGGGGAGGTGGCGTCAGCGTCTGCTTGTGACCGAGCTGCGCCCCGCCTCTCGCAGCCGAGCCCCTTCTGCACTCTGCGACTGGACCTGACGCTGGAGCAGCTGGTGCCTCGACCCAGCTGGGCGCCACGCGAAGGCTCCATGTTCACATTTGAATGTGGCCAGCTCTTCCGCCGGGAGGAGTTCCTTTCACATTTCCGCAATGTCCATGGAGACATTCACTCCGGcctgaatggatggatggaacacCGCTGTCCACTTGCCTACTACGGCTGCACGTACTCTCAGCGCAGATTTTGCCCTACTGTGCAGGGTTCAAAAATTGTTCACGATCGGCACCTCAGATCATTCGGGGTGCAGCCCGTGACACACATGGTGGTAGAACCTGGCTGTGACCGCCTCAGTGGTCTGCCCTTTGAGATTTTGCAACATGTTGCACGATTCCTAGATGGTTTCAGCTTGTGTCAGCTGTCCATGGTGTCCCGCACCATGAGGGATGTGTGTGCTAGTCTTCTGCAAACACGAGGAATGGTGGTGGTGCAGTGGGAGAAGAAGCAGTACCCAGACGGAAGGCGAACCTGGCAGATCAAGGACAAG GTGTGGCGGTTTAGTACGGCATTCAGTCCAGTTACCAGGTGGGAATTTGCGGACATTTCCAGCATGGCAGACCACCTAAAGCACTGCCAGTACAATGAGAAACACCGACAGGTGGAGGCAGTTCCACTGCCCTGCATGTGCACGACCAGAGAGCTCACCCGTGAAGGCCGGTCTCTACGTTCCGTCCTCAAACCAGTATTATAA